A DNA window from Bacteroides cellulosilyticus contains the following coding sequences:
- a CDS encoding HNH endonuclease signature motif containing protein encodes MDEDIKLLVWKKARSVDGLDDSMFRKDACGALIMWDKFGKNNPFGWVIDHILPISLGGDDNLLNLRALHYKNNLSKASDYPSYTASVKYDGRENVMDERNLTVNKKLREKLKQLYKNA; translated from the coding sequence ATGGATGAAGATATAAAGTTATTGGTGTGGAAGAAGGCCCGTTCTGTGGATGGTTTGGATGATTCCATGTTTCGCAAAGATGCTTGCGGAGCATTGATTATGTGGGATAAATTTGGGAAAAATAATCCTTTCGGATGGGTTATTGATCATATACTACCAATATCATTAGGCGGTGATGATAATTTACTGAATCTAAGGGCATTGCACTATAAAAATAATCTAAGTAAAGCCAGTGATTACCCTTCGTATACTGCGTCTGTGAAATATGATGGACGGGAAAACGTTATGGATGAACGAAATCTTACTGTTAATAAGAAACTGCGTGAAAAACTAAAGCAGCTTTATAAAAATGCTTGA
- a CDS encoding BT4734/BF3469 family protein codes for MENSFRMSLFMPPISPIKDKATGRIVKNATLTPLRTVELSEVYKLVTSNAKLAALTLDVRNAVQQGDDSVCRLLKQQTLPYVTPCGVFTRRRSDCIEETSGLVVVDVDHLESNEEAKKLRQLLFEDPYLHPVLVFISPTGKGVKAFVPCAPGQSATDGIRWAMSYVHCMYDTDHRNSGKGVDTSGKDLVRSCFLCHDPEALIRTENDNK; via the coding sequence ATGGAAAACTCTTTTAGAATGTCGCTATTCATGCCCCCTATCTCTCCGATAAAGGACAAAGCAACCGGAAGGATCGTGAAAAATGCCACGCTGACCCCACTACGCACAGTGGAACTCAGCGAAGTATACAAGTTGGTCACTTCAAACGCGAAACTTGCCGCACTCACTCTCGATGTACGAAACGCCGTACAGCAGGGTGACGACAGTGTCTGCCGCCTATTGAAGCAGCAGACACTGCCTTACGTGACCCCGTGCGGAGTCTTCACCCGACGCAGGAGCGACTGTATAGAAGAAACGTCCGGACTCGTAGTAGTGGACGTAGACCATCTCGAATCCAACGAGGAAGCCAAAAAGCTGCGCCAACTATTATTCGAAGATCCCTATCTACACCCGGTGTTAGTGTTCATCAGTCCCACCGGAAAGGGCGTGAAAGCCTTCGTGCCCTGCGCACCCGGACAAAGCGCCACAGATGGAATCCGCTGGGCAATGAGCTATGTACACTGCATGTACGACACCGACCACCGGAATTCGGGTAAAGGAGTGGATACCTCAGGAAAAGACCTCGTACGCTCCTGTTTCCTGTGCCATGACCCGGAAGCGTTGATAAGAACTGAAAATGACAACAAATAA
- a CDS encoding DUF3987 domain-containing protein, protein MEPLSSLHLLTEAVRNAGADIAPSYQEYIQLAFAIATDCGEAGRQDFLALCSLSSKYDHQAAEKLFSNALKNGHNDVHIGTAFHLAELCGVKIEYENPGTVGTVGTEVRPPSGTHTRARVKEVYSQEKNDFSCEEETSPGSAPLSPLPTFDKNIRWPYPLERIMSCATSDAQSDVLLLGTLNVLGATMGPHVRCAYGGKMISPCMQTFTSANSASGKGVLSLVRLLVEPFHDEIRKQVAERMACYQRDKAKYDALGKERAKAEVPTLPPNKMFLIPGNNTGTGILQNLMDSDGIGLICENEADTISSAIGSDYGHWSDTLRKAFDHERVDYNRRTDREYREVKKTYLSVLISGTPSQVKSLIPTAENGLFSRQIFYYMPSIRQWQNQFDRNDRNLEEPFTKMGVEWKEKLKNIYMGGIFTLHLSDGQKEEFNRLFSQLFTRSELTNGSEMSGSVARLAINICRIMEVVAMLRMLESGDIATSPHLSPDPGTSADNLKDHIVSLWDLDITEDDFHAVLSMAECLYRHATHILSFLPATEVTRRGNADRDALVQCMKKRFTRIEFLQKAEEMGIKNATASTWLKRMLKNGLVENMDGKGTYQKP, encoded by the coding sequence ATGGAACCACTATCTTCATTGCACCTCCTGACCGAAGCCGTCAGAAATGCGGGAGCAGACATCGCTCCCAGTTATCAAGAGTATATACAACTGGCCTTTGCCATCGCCACCGACTGCGGCGAGGCGGGGCGTCAGGATTTTCTCGCCCTGTGCAGCCTCTCATCAAAGTATGACCATCAGGCAGCAGAAAAACTATTCAGCAACGCCCTGAAAAACGGACACAACGACGTACACATAGGCACCGCCTTCCATCTGGCAGAGCTGTGCGGCGTGAAAATCGAATATGAAAATCCAGGCACCGTTGGTACAGTTGGTACAGAAGTCCGCCCCCCTTCTGGCACACACACACGCGCACGCGTGAAAGAGGTGTACTCACAAGAGAAAAATGACTTCTCTTGTGAAGAAGAGACTTCGCCGGGCAGCGCTCCGCTGTCTCCTCTGCCCACTTTCGACAAGAACATCCGGTGGCCTTATCCTCTGGAACGCATCATGAGTTGCGCCACCTCCGATGCCCAGAGCGACGTCCTGTTGCTGGGAACACTCAACGTACTGGGAGCCACCATGGGACCGCACGTCCGGTGCGCATACGGAGGAAAGATGATATCGCCCTGCATGCAGACTTTCACTTCGGCCAACTCCGCATCCGGAAAAGGAGTCCTGTCGCTGGTACGCCTGCTGGTAGAACCTTTTCACGATGAGATACGCAAGCAGGTGGCAGAAAGAATGGCATGCTACCAACGCGACAAGGCAAAGTACGACGCACTGGGAAAAGAACGGGCGAAAGCTGAGGTTCCGACACTGCCGCCCAACAAAATGTTCCTCATCCCAGGAAACAACACGGGAACGGGCATCCTGCAAAATCTGATGGACTCTGATGGCATCGGACTGATATGCGAAAACGAAGCCGACACCATATCCTCCGCCATCGGCTCGGACTACGGACACTGGAGCGATACCCTGCGAAAGGCTTTCGACCATGAACGGGTGGACTACAACCGACGCACCGACAGGGAATACCGGGAAGTAAAAAAAACGTATCTCTCAGTACTCATATCCGGCACTCCCTCACAAGTGAAGTCACTGATACCTACTGCCGAAAACGGGCTTTTCTCACGACAGATTTTCTACTACATGCCCTCCATACGACAATGGCAAAACCAGTTCGACCGAAACGACCGGAATTTGGAAGAACCCTTCACCAAGATGGGGGTGGAATGGAAAGAAAAGCTGAAAAACATCTATATGGGAGGAATTTTCACCCTACACCTCTCCGACGGCCAGAAAGAGGAATTCAACCGGCTGTTCTCCCAACTCTTCACCCGCTCCGAACTGACAAACGGCAGCGAAATGTCGGGCAGCGTGGCACGTCTGGCTATCAACATCTGCCGCATCATGGAAGTGGTGGCCATGCTGCGTATGCTTGAAAGTGGAGATATAGCCACGTCACCACACCTTTCGCCCGATCCCGGCACTTCTGCCGATAATCTGAAAGACCACATCGTAAGCTTATGGGACCTCGACATCACTGAAGATGATTTCCACGCCGTGCTGTCGATGGCCGAATGTCTATATCGCCACGCCACCCATATCCTTTCCTTCCTGCCCGCCACCGAAGTAACCCGTCGGGGCAATGCCGACCGGGACGCACTGGTGCAGTGCATGAAAAAGAGATTTACACGGATTGAATTCCTGCAAAAGGCTGAAGAGATGGGCATAAAAAACGCCACCGCTTCAACTTGGCTGAAACGAATGCTGAAAAACGGGCTGGTGGAGAATATGGATGGAAAAGGAACTTATCAAAAGCCCTGA
- a CDS encoding DUF4248 domain-containing protein, with protein sequence MNSFEIRTYGRTELAQLYCPDLCPEAAYRKLKHWIDLYPGLRDGLSALGLSPRSRSYTPAQVSLIVGALGEP encoded by the coding sequence ATGAACTCTTTTGAAATCCGTACCTATGGGCGTACAGAATTAGCCCAACTCTATTGTCCCGATCTCTGTCCGGAGGCTGCTTACCGTAAGTTGAAACATTGGATTGATCTTTATCCCGGTTTGCGTGACGGTCTGTCCGCCCTGGGGCTTTCTCCCCGTTCACGCTCTTACACGCCCGCCCAGGTGAGCCTGATAGTAGGCGCACTGGGGGAACCCTGA
- a CDS encoding DNA-binding protein, translating to MIRYKKYQVTGENSPLKGLWYARPVIEETFDIERLAKHMSNHNTPYSSGVIKGVLTDMVSCTKELILDGKNVKMDDLAIFSVGIVSQKGAKSAADFSLANNVKGLKLRARATGELSNAQINLEGQMKEASMYTVEGSSSGNTPGGGSGGGGGLDENPLG from the coding sequence ATGATTCGTTACAAAAAGTATCAAGTGACGGGCGAAAACAGCCCGCTGAAAGGTCTCTGGTATGCGCGTCCCGTAATTGAAGAGACTTTCGACATTGAGAGACTTGCCAAACACATGTCCAACCACAATACTCCCTACTCGAGTGGTGTCATCAAGGGAGTGTTGACAGACATGGTTTCCTGCACCAAGGAACTGATTCTGGATGGCAAGAATGTAAAAATGGATGATCTGGCAATTTTCTCCGTAGGGATTGTCAGCCAAAAAGGCGCAAAATCTGCCGCCGACTTCTCATTGGCTAATAACGTAAAGGGGTTGAAACTCCGCGCCCGTGCCACGGGTGAGCTGAGCAATGCTCAGATTAATCTGGAAGGGCAAATGAAGGAGGCTTCCATGTACACCGTGGAAGGCAGCTCATCCGGCAACACTCCCGGCGGTGGTTCCGGAGGAGGCGGTGGGCTCGATGAAAATCCATTGGGATAA
- a CDS encoding smalltalk protein — protein sequence MNEERRSKNVWGIVLKVIITVATAIAGALGLGACQ from the coding sequence ATGAACGAAGAAAGAAGGTCAAAAAACGTATGGGGCATTGTCCTCAAAGTAATCATCACCGTAGCCACCGCCATTGCGGGAGCTTTAGGGTTAGGCGCCTGCCAGTAG